One region of Alosa alosa isolate M-15738 ecotype Scorff River chromosome 1, AALO_Geno_1.1, whole genome shotgun sequence genomic DNA includes:
- the LOC125300624 gene encoding uncharacterized protein LOC125300624: protein MPKRSAYGTCHSDTRYPERLEGGVCFFPFPKPKTQHERCLQWIKLCGRPHSQLNPTKTNKNTYICSKHFVNGRPTPDYPNPVSIATPGQTRDLGGCRKPPAKRWKSDGQSSISLTTDEEEENNASDKENLQSPESEHQDTLEQQEQLERVKKLEEENEKLREKLDLKEKEIVRLTVHVHTLRNKMVTPELLQDNHSPKMFQNSTGFTYDRFNQLIKPYLAFQKILCAVYRKVP from the exons ATGCCTAAACGCAGCGCATATGGTACCTGCCACTCGGATACGAGATATCCAGAAAGATTGGAGGGTGGtgtctgttttttccccttccccAAACCCAAAACCCAACATGAGAGATGCCTTCAGTGGATTAAACTATGTGGGAGACCGCATAGTCAGCTCAACCCAacgaaaacaaataaaaatacctACATCTGCTCCAAG CATTTCGTAAATGGGAGACCAACTCCGGATTATCCAAATCCCGTCAGCATAGCAACACCAGGCCAAACCAGAGACCTTGGAGGCTGCAGAAAGCCCCCAGCTAAACG ATGGAAAAGTGATGGTCAGtcctccatctccctcactactgatgaagaagaagagaacAATGCTAGTGACAAAG AGAATCTTCAGAGTCCAGAGTCTGAACACCAGGATACCCTGGAACAACAAGAACAATTGGAGAGAGTGaagaagttagaggaagagaaTGAAAAGTTAAGGGAGAAATTGGatttaaaagaaaaagagatTGTAAGGTTGacagtacacgtacacacactccgAAACAAGATGGTAACACCTGAACTGCTACAAGACAATCATAGTCCTAAAATGTTCCAAAACAGCACTGGTTTTACATATGACCGCTTTAATCAGTTAATTAAGCCCTATTTGGCATTCCAAAAGATCCTCTGTGCAGTCTACCGAAAAGTCCCATAG